Proteins encoded by one window of Ramlibacter tataouinensis:
- a CDS encoding VC_2705 family sodium/solute symporter, producing MAERDRAYERRLARILAGYVLGLCTVLLLLAWAEQQGLSRQWLGPFLLFATVMLYAGIGVWGRTSEAHEYYVAGRRIPPMYNGMAAAADWMSAASFISLAGGLYLQGFSGTSGQPGGLAYVLGWTGGFCLVALLVAPYLRGMGLYTLPDFFHQRYGGEWPRRLAALGAIACSFTYVVAQIYGIGLIASRLTGVQFEIGILLGLGGVLLCSFLGGMRAVTWTQVAQYVVLLLAFLIPVSWLAWKQVGNPVAPLVYGGQLQRIGDIEQQLVASPAEKEVQAEYRRRAQQYREWLADVEVSLQREREAAQQRIRRLKVQDADSDRIVAAYRELAALPRDPAAARELWTRALQEALDRSRPLTGLQPHARPFAGDPDGTPQQQAAFEASRLNFLALVFCLMAGTAGLPHLLTRFYTTPGVAQARTSVAWALFFIALLYLSVPALAVLVKFEVMQHLVGSRFDALPGWIVQWARVDPSLISVADVNGDGLVQFGEIRLGADIIMLATPEIGGLPYIVSGLVAAGGLAAALSTADGLLLTISNAMVRDLYSHDIAPQMTPEQRVILSKFTLLAVALLASLVASLKPSDILPLVAASFSLAASVFVPALVLGIFWPATTGIAAVAGMSAGFGVTVYYMIANAASVRDALGLAGPGPQWFGILPVCAGVFGVGLGTAVIVVASLTARRRALPG from the coding sequence ATGGCTGAGAGGGACAGGGCCTATGAGCGCCGCCTGGCGCGCATCTTGGCCGGCTACGTGCTCGGGCTGTGTACCGTACTGCTGCTGCTGGCCTGGGCCGAGCAGCAGGGCCTGTCGCGGCAATGGCTCGGGCCCTTCCTGCTGTTCGCGACTGTGATGCTGTACGCCGGCATCGGCGTCTGGGGCCGCACCAGCGAGGCGCACGAGTACTACGTCGCCGGCCGCCGCATCCCGCCGATGTACAACGGCATGGCGGCGGCGGCCGATTGGATGAGCGCGGCCTCGTTCATCAGCCTGGCCGGTGGCTTGTACCTTCAGGGGTTCAGCGGCACGTCCGGCCAGCCTGGCGGCCTAGCCTATGTGCTCGGCTGGACGGGCGGCTTTTGCCTGGTGGCCTTGCTGGTGGCACCCTACCTGCGCGGGATGGGGCTGTACACACTGCCCGACTTCTTCCACCAGCGCTATGGCGGCGAGTGGCCGCGCCGGCTGGCGGCGCTGGGAGCCATCGCCTGCTCGTTCACCTACGTGGTGGCTCAGATCTACGGAATCGGGCTGATCGCATCGCGGTTGACCGGCGTGCAGTTCGAGATCGGTATCCTGCTCGGGCTGGGCGGAGTGCTGCTGTGCTCCTTCCTGGGCGGCATGCGCGCCGTCACCTGGACCCAGGTGGCGCAGTACGTCGTGCTGCTGCTGGCATTCTTGATCCCGGTGTCCTGGCTGGCCTGGAAGCAGGTTGGGAACCCGGTCGCGCCGCTGGTCTACGGCGGCCAGTTGCAACGCATCGGCGACATCGAGCAGCAACTGGTGGCTTCGCCGGCGGAGAAGGAGGTACAGGCCGAGTACCGGCGCCGCGCGCAGCAGTACCGCGAATGGCTGGCCGATGTCGAGGTCTCGTTGCAGCGCGAGCGCGAGGCGGCGCAGCAGCGCATCCGGCGACTAAAGGTTCAGGACGCCGATTCCGACCGCATCGTCGCAGCCTACCGGGAACTGGCGGCGCTGCCCCGGGATCCTGCGGCGGCTCGCGAGCTGTGGACGCGGGCCCTGCAGGAGGCCCTGGACCGCTCACGGCCGCTGACGGGACTGCAACCGCACGCCCGCCCCTTTGCGGGTGATCCGGACGGGACGCCGCAGCAGCAGGCCGCATTCGAGGCGTCGCGCCTCAATTTCCTCGCGCTGGTGTTCTGTCTGATGGCCGGCACGGCGGGGCTGCCGCACCTGCTCACCCGCTTCTACACCACGCCGGGCGTGGCCCAGGCACGCACCTCGGTGGCCTGGGCGCTGTTCTTCATCGCCTTGCTGTACCTGAGCGTGCCGGCGCTGGCAGTGCTGGTGAAGTTCGAGGTGATGCAGCACCTTGTGGGCAGCCGCTTCGACGCGCTGCCAGGATGGATCGTGCAGTGGGCACGGGTCGATCCGTCGCTGATTTCGGTGGCCGACGTCAACGGCGACGGGCTCGTCCAGTTCGGCGAGATCCGGCTCGGCGCCGACATCATCATGCTGGCCACGCCCGAGATCGGCGGGCTGCCCTACATCGTCTCGGGCTTGGTCGCTGCCGGCGGACTGGCGGCGGCGCTCTCCACGGCCGACGGACTGCTGCTGACCATCAGCAACGCCATGGTGCGCGACCTCTACAGCCATGACATCGCGCCGCAGATGACGCCGGAGCAGCGCGTCATCCTGTCCAAGTTCACGCTGCTCGCTGTCGCCCTGCTGGCCTCGTTGGTGGCTTCCCTCAAGCCGTCCGACATCCTGCCGCTGGTTGCCGCGTCGTTCTCGCTGGCCGCGTCGGTCTTCGTGCCGGCATTGGTGCTGGGGATCTTCTGGCCCGCCACGACGGGCATAGCGGCGGTCGCCGGAATGAGCGCGGGCTTTGGCGTGACCGTGTACTACATGATCGCCAATGCCGCGTCGGTGCGCGACGCGCTCGGCCTGGCGGGGCCGGGGCCGCAGTGGTTCGGAATCCTGCCTGTCTGCGCCGGAGTGTTCGGCGTCGGTCTCGGAACCGCCGTGATCGTCGTGGCCAGCCTGACGGCGCGGCGCCGCGCCCTGCCCGGCTGA
- the rpsR gene encoding 30S ribosomal protein S18: MATFKKFNKDKRPKRNTQSLLFKRKRFCRFTVAGVEEIDYKDVDTLRDFIGENGKITPARLTGTRAIYQRQLNTAIKRARFLALVPYSDQHRI, encoded by the coding sequence ATGGCCACGTTCAAGAAATTCAACAAGGACAAGCGTCCCAAGCGCAACACCCAGTCGCTGCTGTTCAAGCGCAAGCGCTTCTGCCGCTTCACCGTCGCCGGCGTCGAGGAAATCGACTACAAGGACGTCGATACCCTGCGCGACTTCATCGGCGAGAACGGCAAGATCACCCCGGCGCGCCTGACCGGCACGCGCGCGATCTACCAGCGCCAGCTCAACACCGCCATCAAGCGCGCGCGCTTCCTGGCCCTGGTGCCGTACAGCGACCAGCACCGCATCTGA
- a CDS encoding 3'-5' exonuclease has product MGWISAWRGAPAVDERRWVVLDVEASGLDAAHDRLLAIASVAVRVDWGARALVVDLGDSFEAVLRQEQPSSRDNILLHGIGVARQSGGLPMAQGLQAFASHAGHSPLLAFHVAFDRTLVQRHAQASLGRALSQPWVDIEHLCGVTHPEVPARSLDEWMAHFGIRCAARHQAAADALAECELLLRVWPRVAAECRCWRDVQRLAQRRRWIARG; this is encoded by the coding sequence GTGGGCTGGATTTCCGCATGGCGCGGCGCGCCGGCCGTGGACGAGCGCCGCTGGGTGGTGCTGGACGTGGAAGCCAGCGGGCTCGATGCGGCCCACGACCGCCTGCTGGCGATCGCCTCGGTGGCGGTGCGCGTCGACTGGGGTGCACGCGCGCTGGTCGTCGACCTGGGCGACAGCTTCGAGGCCGTGCTGCGCCAGGAACAGCCCTCCAGCCGCGACAACATCTTGCTGCACGGGATCGGCGTGGCACGGCAATCGGGCGGGCTGCCCATGGCGCAGGGGTTGCAGGCATTTGCCTCCCACGCAGGCCACTCGCCGCTGCTGGCCTTCCATGTCGCGTTCGACCGCACGCTGGTGCAGCGCCATGCCCAGGCGTCGCTGGGGCGGGCCCTTTCGCAGCCCTGGGTGGACATCGAGCACCTGTGCGGCGTCACTCACCCCGAGGTGCCGGCCCGCTCCCTGGATGAATGGATGGCGCACTTCGGTATCCGCTGCGCCGCACGCCACCAGGCCGCCGCGGACGCGCTGGCCGAATGCGAGTTGCTGCTGCGCGTCTGGCCCCGGGTGGCGGCCGAGTGCCGCTGCTGGCGCGACGTGCAGCGCCTGGCGCAGCGCCGCCGCTGGATCGCCCGCGGCTGA
- a CDS encoding DUF4212 domain-containing protein, translating to MQLTERHKEYWRKNLRVTGILLVIWFVVTFVVGYFARDLNFQFFGWPFSFWMGAQGALVVYVAIIGFYAHYMNKLDQEYGVAEEE from the coding sequence ATGCAGCTCACAGAGCGACACAAGGAGTACTGGCGAAAGAACCTGAGAGTCACAGGTATCCTGCTGGTGATCTGGTTCGTGGTCACTTTCGTCGTCGGGTATTTCGCCCGCGACCTCAACTTCCAGTTCTTCGGCTGGCCGTTCAGCTTCTGGATGGGCGCCCAGGGCGCGCTCGTCGTGTACGTGGCCATCATCGGCTTCTATGCGCACTACATGAACAAGCTGGACCAGGAATACGGCGTGGCGGAGGAGGAATAA
- a CDS encoding sodium:solute symporter family protein, translating into MATTTTAGANAAFRKQLNKVYGFYTGGFIAFVIVLAILEQLGLNRDWIGFIFLLATIGLYAGIGIMSRTTDAAEYYVAGRRVPAVYNGMATGADWMSAASFIGMAGTLYLTGYSGLAFIMGWTGGYCLVALFLAPYLRKFGQFTIPDFLGERYGGNLPRFLGICAAILCSFTYVVAQIYGVGIITSRLTGVAFELGIFLGLGGILVCSFLGGMRAVTWTQVAQYIILIIAYMIPVVWLSVKQTSVPVPQLVYGYQMEKVTALEEKLIKDPKELEVRKVFADEAKALDGKIKDPKTALAADRAAAEKKVADLKASNALTSQLTAAEKELAAVPKDEAAAVKAWTAAKTAAEARDKPLAGMPRHGQIFSGDPNGDAKAKETYDTSRRNFLALIFCLMVGTAALPHILMRYYTTPSVKEARQSVTWSLFFIFLLYFTAPALAVLVKYEMFSAVVGASFNDLPYWISSWHKVDPSLLSVMDVNKDGILQLGELKIGGDIVVLATPAIGGLPYVISGLVAAGGLAAALSTADGLLLTIANALSHDLYYKMIDPNAPTARRVMMSKILLLVVALAAAAVAAQKPADILFLVSAAFSFAAAAFFPALVLGIFWKRANGIGATLGMAAGLGITFYYMATTQPWLRGVFGVTSPIELWWGIQPISAGIFGVPLGFAVIIIVSLLTPAPGQKTQELVEHVRYPNLASPRAA; encoded by the coding sequence ATGGCAACGACCACCACAGCGGGCGCCAACGCCGCCTTCCGCAAGCAGCTCAACAAGGTCTATGGGTTCTACACGGGCGGCTTCATCGCCTTCGTGATCGTCCTGGCCATCCTCGAGCAGCTTGGTCTCAACCGCGACTGGATCGGCTTCATCTTCCTGCTGGCCACCATCGGGCTGTACGCCGGAATCGGCATCATGAGCCGCACCACCGACGCCGCCGAGTACTACGTGGCCGGCCGGCGCGTGCCGGCGGTCTACAACGGCATGGCCACGGGCGCCGACTGGATGTCGGCCGCCTCGTTCATCGGCATGGCCGGCACGCTGTACCTGACCGGCTACAGCGGCCTGGCGTTCATCATGGGGTGGACCGGCGGCTACTGCCTGGTGGCGCTGTTCCTGGCGCCCTACCTGCGCAAGTTCGGGCAGTTCACGATCCCCGACTTCCTTGGCGAGCGCTATGGCGGCAACCTGCCGCGCTTCCTGGGCATCTGCGCCGCCATCCTGTGCTCGTTCACCTACGTGGTGGCGCAGATCTACGGCGTGGGCATCATCACTTCCCGCCTGACCGGCGTGGCTTTCGAGCTGGGTATCTTCCTCGGCCTGGGCGGCATCCTGGTGTGCTCGTTCCTCGGCGGCATGCGTGCGGTCACATGGACCCAGGTGGCCCAGTACATCATCCTCATCATCGCCTACATGATTCCGGTGGTCTGGCTGTCCGTGAAGCAGACCAGCGTGCCGGTGCCGCAACTGGTCTACGGCTATCAGATGGAGAAGGTCACGGCGCTGGAGGAAAAGCTGATCAAGGACCCGAAGGAGCTGGAAGTCCGCAAGGTCTTCGCCGATGAGGCGAAGGCGCTGGACGGGAAGATCAAGGATCCGAAGACGGCACTTGCCGCGGACCGTGCCGCGGCGGAGAAGAAGGTGGCCGACCTCAAGGCCTCCAATGCGCTGACCAGCCAGCTGACCGCCGCAGAGAAGGAGCTTGCCGCCGTGCCCAAGGACGAGGCTGCAGCCGTCAAAGCCTGGACCGCCGCCAAGACCGCTGCCGAGGCGCGCGACAAGCCGCTGGCCGGCATGCCACGGCATGGCCAGATCTTCTCCGGCGATCCGAACGGCGATGCCAAGGCCAAGGAGACCTACGACACGTCGCGGCGCAACTTCCTCGCACTGATCTTCTGCCTGATGGTGGGAACCGCCGCGCTGCCGCACATCCTGATGCGCTACTACACCACGCCCAGCGTGAAGGAGGCGCGGCAGTCGGTCACCTGGTCGCTGTTCTTCATCTTCCTGCTGTACTTCACGGCGCCCGCGCTGGCGGTGCTGGTGAAGTACGAAATGTTCAGCGCGGTGGTGGGTGCGTCATTCAACGACCTGCCATACTGGATTTCTTCCTGGCACAAGGTCGATCCGAGTCTGCTCTCGGTGATGGACGTCAACAAGGACGGCATCCTGCAGCTGGGCGAGCTGAAGATCGGTGGCGACATCGTGGTGCTGGCCACGCCGGCCATCGGCGGGCTGCCCTACGTGATCTCCGGCCTGGTTGCGGCCGGCGGCTTGGCGGCGGCGCTATCCACTGCCGACGGCCTGCTGCTGACGATCGCCAACGCGCTCAGCCATGACCTGTATTACAAGATGATCGACCCTAACGCGCCGACGGCACGCCGGGTCATGATGTCCAAGATCCTGCTGCTGGTGGTGGCCCTCGCGGCAGCCGCGGTGGCGGCGCAGAAGCCGGCGGACATCCTGTTCCTGGTCTCGGCCGCGTTCTCGTTCGCGGCGGCGGCGTTCTTCCCGGCGCTGGTGCTCGGCATCTTCTGGAAGCGTGCCAACGGCATCGGCGCCACGCTGGGCATGGCCGCCGGCCTGGGCATCACGTTCTACTACATGGCCACGACGCAGCCCTGGCTGCGCGGCGTGTTCGGCGTCACCTCGCCGATCGAACTGTGGTGGGGCATCCAGCCGATCTCGGCGGGCATCTTCGGCGTGCCGCTGGGCTTTGCCGTGATCATCATTGTCAGCCTGCTGACGCCGGCCCCCGGTCAGAAGACCCAGGAGCTGGTCGAACACGTGCGCTACCCGAACCTGGCCTCGCCCCGCGCGGCCTGA
- the dnaB gene encoding replicative DNA helicase: MSAVLSPAENDPSRDRQVSQLRVPPHSAEAESSVLGGLLLDNGAWDRVGDLLTDGDFYRYEHRLIYAAIGSLINATKPADVVTVYEQLQGLGKGEEVGGLAYLNALAQYVPSAGNIRRYAEIVRERAILRKLVSASDEIATSAFNPQGKPVEQILDEAEQKIFHIGEEGSRMKQGFQAMESLVVQLLDRVTEMADNPNDITGVPSGFHDLDRMTSGLQGGDLIILAARPSMGKTSLAINIAEHVALHEGLPVAVFSMEMGAAQLAVRIVGSIGRIDQTHLRTGRLTDEEWPRLTEAIEKLRNVSLHIDETPGLTVSELRANARRLVRQCGGKLGLIVVDYLQLMSVSSGMSDENRATAVGEISRGLKALAKELGCPVIALSQLSRGVESRTDKRPMMSDLRESGAIEQDADVIMFIYRDDYYNKESKEPGVAEVIISKQRNGPTGTVKLAFVKPLTKFESLASGTEDF, translated from the coding sequence ATGTCCGCTGTCCTGAGTCCCGCCGAGAACGATCCGTCGCGCGACCGGCAGGTCAGCCAGCTGCGGGTACCCCCGCATTCGGCCGAGGCCGAATCCAGCGTGCTGGGCGGCCTGCTGTTGGACAACGGGGCCTGGGATCGGGTCGGCGACCTGCTCACCGACGGCGACTTCTACCGCTACGAGCACCGGCTGATCTACGCGGCCATCGGCTCCCTGATCAACGCCACCAAGCCGGCCGACGTGGTGACGGTCTACGAGCAGCTGCAGGGCCTGGGCAAGGGCGAGGAGGTGGGCGGGCTGGCCTACCTGAACGCGCTGGCGCAGTACGTGCCCAGCGCCGGCAACATCCGCCGCTACGCCGAGATCGTGCGCGAGCGCGCCATCCTGCGCAAGCTGGTGTCGGCGTCCGACGAGATCGCCACCAGCGCCTTCAACCCGCAGGGCAAGCCGGTCGAGCAGATCCTCGACGAAGCCGAGCAGAAGATCTTCCACATCGGCGAGGAGGGCTCGCGGATGAAGCAGGGGTTCCAGGCCATGGAGAGCCTGGTGGTCCAGTTGCTGGACCGGGTCACCGAGATGGCCGACAACCCCAACGACATCACCGGCGTGCCCAGCGGTTTCCACGACCTGGACCGCATGACCTCCGGGCTGCAGGGCGGCGACCTGATCATCCTGGCGGCGCGGCCGTCCATGGGCAAGACCTCGCTGGCCATCAACATCGCCGAGCACGTGGCCCTGCACGAGGGCCTCCCGGTGGCGGTGTTCTCGATGGAAATGGGCGCAGCGCAGCTGGCGGTGCGTATCGTCGGCTCGATCGGGCGCATCGACCAGACCCACCTGCGCACCGGCCGCCTGACCGACGAGGAGTGGCCGCGGCTGACCGAGGCGATCGAGAAGCTGCGCAACGTCTCGCTGCACATCGACGAGACGCCCGGCCTCACCGTGAGCGAGCTGCGCGCCAACGCGCGCCGGCTGGTGCGCCAGTGCGGCGGCAAGCTGGGCCTGATCGTGGTCGACTACCTTCAGCTGATGAGCGTGTCCTCGGGCATGAGCGACGAGAACCGCGCCACCGCGGTCGGCGAAATCTCGCGCGGCCTGAAGGCGCTGGCCAAGGAACTGGGTTGTCCGGTGATCGCGCTGTCGCAGTTGTCGCGCGGGGTGGAGTCGCGCACCGACAAGCGGCCGATGATGAGCGACCTGCGCGAGTCGGGTGCGATCGAGCAGGACGCCGACGTGATCATGTTCATCTACCGCGACGACTACTACAACAAGGAGTCCAAGGAGCCCGGCGTCGCCGAAGTCATCATCAGCAAGCAGCGCAACGGCCCCACCGGCACCGTGAAGCTGGCCTTCGTCAAGCCGCTGACCAAGTTCGAGTCGCTCGCCAGCGGCACCGAGGACTTCTGA
- the priB gene encoding primosomal replication protein N: MNHVALSACIAEIGALRHTPAGLPALDLRLEHESQVVEAGQPRQVKAAVRAVALGSVAEAIARQPVGSPWGFTGFLATPRNGKHPVLHIQSFESV, translated from the coding sequence GTGAACCACGTCGCCCTGAGCGCCTGCATCGCCGAAATCGGCGCCTTGCGCCACACCCCGGCGGGCCTGCCCGCCCTGGACCTGAGGCTCGAACACGAGTCGCAGGTGGTGGAAGCGGGGCAGCCGCGGCAGGTCAAGGCGGCGGTCCGGGCGGTGGCCCTTGGCAGCGTGGCGGAAGCGATCGCCCGCCAGCCGGTCGGCAGCCCCTGGGGCTTCACCGGTTTCCTGGCCACTCCGCGCAACGGCAAGCACCCCGTGCTCCACATCCAGTCGTTCGAATCCGTTTGA
- the rpsF gene encoding 30S ribosomal protein S6, which translates to MRHYEIVLLIHPDQSEQVPAMLERYKGMITAGNGKIHRVEDWGRRQLAYQINKLGKAHYLCINIEADQNVMGELEHAFRFNDAVLRHLTVLKKKADTGPSAMMKTVEREEARKAQQAEFQS; encoded by the coding sequence ATGCGTCACTACGAGATCGTGCTCTTGATCCACCCGGACCAGAGCGAGCAGGTTCCGGCCATGCTGGAGCGCTACAAGGGAATGATCACCGCCGGCAACGGCAAGATCCACCGCGTCGAGGACTGGGGCCGTCGCCAGCTGGCCTACCAGATCAACAAGCTCGGCAAGGCGCACTACCTGTGCATCAACATCGAGGCCGACCAGAACGTGATGGGCGAGCTCGAGCACGCCTTCCGCTTCAACGACGCCGTGCTGCGCCACCTGACGGTGCTGAAGAAGAAGGCCGACACCGGCCCCTCGGCGATGATGAAGACGGTCGAGCGCGAGGAAGCGCGCAAGGCCCAGCAGGCGGAGTTCCAGTCGTAA
- the rplI gene encoding 50S ribosomal protein L9, with amino-acid sequence MQVILLDKVVNLGSLGEIVKVKDGYARNFLIPTGRARRATEANKAEFEAKRAELEKAAAAKLAEAQAQGEKLAGTSLKLTQKAGVDGRLFGSVTNHDIAEELEKQGYKVHKSQVRMPSGPIKMVGESTVQVALHTDVVVEIIATVYGETA; translated from the coding sequence ATGCAAGTCATTCTTCTGGACAAGGTCGTCAACCTGGGCAGCCTGGGCGAGATCGTCAAGGTCAAGGACGGCTATGCCCGCAACTTCCTGATCCCGACGGGCCGCGCGCGCCGCGCCACCGAGGCGAACAAGGCCGAGTTCGAGGCCAAGCGGGCCGAACTGGAGAAGGCCGCCGCCGCCAAGCTGGCCGAGGCGCAGGCGCAGGGCGAGAAGCTCGCCGGCACCTCGCTGAAGCTGACGCAGAAGGCCGGCGTCGATGGCCGCCTGTTCGGCTCGGTCACCAACCATGACATCGCCGAGGAGCTCGAAAAGCAGGGCTACAAGGTGCACAAGTCGCAGGTGCGGATGCCCTCGGGCCCGATCAAGATGGTCGGCGAGTCCACCGTCCAGGTGGCTCTGCACACCGACGTGGTGGTGGAAATCATCGCGACGGTGTACGGCGAGACCGCGTAA
- a CDS encoding tetratricopeptide repeat protein gives MQDLMRRLRWRGFKWRAIALLALGRRDAALQVFQDMLAEFPGDAYPLASIAHLQGQGGATDAALATMARLLKLHPGDGAHWFNQGFLLEAAGRYGEAETAFRRAVELRPALDRAWYGLGLCLIRLGRLDEAVDALKRNTQLQPMSPYGWYQLARVHADRHEAEEARRIIRHLQRFEPKVAAQLVRETGLLVSSAS, from the coding sequence ATGCAAGACCTGATGCGGCGGCTTCGCTGGCGCGGGTTCAAGTGGCGTGCCATCGCGCTGCTGGCGCTCGGTCGCCGCGACGCGGCGCTGCAGGTGTTCCAGGACATGCTGGCCGAGTTTCCGGGTGACGCCTACCCCCTGGCCAGCATCGCCCACCTGCAGGGGCAGGGCGGCGCAACTGACGCCGCGCTCGCCACCATGGCCCGCTTGCTGAAGCTGCATCCCGGCGACGGTGCCCACTGGTTCAATCAGGGCTTCCTGCTGGAGGCTGCCGGCCGTTACGGGGAGGCGGAGACGGCCTTCCGCCGCGCTGTCGAATTGCGCCCCGCGCTCGACCGCGCCTGGTACGGCCTGGGACTTTGCCTGATTCGACTGGGCCGCCTCGACGAAGCCGTCGATGCGCTCAAGCGCAACACCCAATTGCAACCCATGAGCCCCTACGGCTGGTATCAGCTCGCACGGGTCCATGCGGATCGGCACGAAGCGGAGGAGGCCCGGCGGATCATCCGTCACCTGCAACGCTTCGAGCCCAAAGTGGCCGCTCAGCTGGTACGCGAGACGGGCCTGCTCGTCTCGTCCGCCAGCTGA
- a CDS encoding DUF294 nucleotidyltransferase-like domain-containing protein — translation MTDLHPTATLTPSAGLLSVLRKELAGHPPFAQMAPADIDFFVARSEQRYYAPGEAVQAPALGPVQSVFFIRQGSVTGRKGVAELSGGAIHYEPGDLFPLAAAVAQRPVTATYESAADTFVLALPVASMQELAERSAPFADFLNSRIGRYLEVSRRAMRDLHASEVLSGQSLETVLGELARQPLVSCASGATLREALSEMDRRRIGSIVVTGPDGAAEGILTRHDVLAKVALAEVPLDQPVSAVMTSPVHTLTVEHNAEDAALLMSRHGIRHVPVTRAGQVVGVVSERDLFALQRLSLKHVGTSIRLAADVPALQDAAADVRRLARSLLGQGVQARQLTGLISHLNDLLTRRILEIKAAAHGVSLDQACWLALGSEGRSEQTVATDQDNALILPDGAGPDLRRQLVRFALDVNATLDTCGYPLCRGGIMAGSPACSLTLAEWRERFSHWIEHGSPQDLLDASIFFDLRGLAGNLSLAQRLRTEVLGRAQANPRFLKQLALNALSREPPLNWLGGIETNEVGSIDLKLQGAALFVDAARLYSLAHGLDLTGTRERLQAVGERIGLPAAETGAWIAGFEFLQTLRLRVQLGEAGPAAEPNRVRVQDLHDIDRRILKESLRMARRLQQRMRLDYER, via the coding sequence ATGACCGACCTTCATCCGACTGCGACGCTGACGCCGTCCGCCGGCTTGCTGTCGGTGCTGCGCAAGGAGCTGGCCGGCCATCCACCGTTCGCGCAGATGGCGCCGGCCGACATCGACTTCTTCGTCGCCCGCAGCGAGCAGCGCTATTACGCGCCGGGGGAGGCGGTGCAGGCGCCCGCGCTCGGCCCCGTGCAGTCGGTCTTCTTCATCCGCCAGGGTTCGGTGACCGGTCGCAAGGGCGTGGCCGAGCTCTCCGGCGGGGCCATCCACTACGAACCAGGTGACCTGTTCCCGCTGGCCGCGGCCGTGGCGCAGCGACCGGTGACGGCGACCTACGAATCGGCCGCCGACACCTTCGTGCTGGCGCTGCCGGTCGCCTCGATGCAGGAACTGGCCGAGCGCAGCGCACCCTTCGCCGATTTCCTCAACAGCCGCATCGGCCGCTACCTCGAGGTGTCGCGGCGGGCGATGCGCGACCTGCACGCGTCGGAGGTGCTGTCCGGGCAATCGCTGGAGACGGTGCTGGGCGAACTGGCCCGCCAGCCACTGGTGAGCTGCGCGTCCGGTGCCACGCTGCGCGAGGCGCTTTCCGAAATGGACCGGCGCCGCATCGGCTCGATCGTCGTGACCGGGCCCGATGGCGCCGCGGAAGGCATCCTGACGCGGCACGACGTGCTGGCCAAGGTGGCACTGGCCGAGGTGCCCCTGGACCAGCCGGTGTCGGCGGTGATGACCTCGCCCGTGCACACGCTGACGGTGGAGCACAACGCCGAGGACGCGGCACTGCTGATGTCTCGGCATGGCATTCGGCACGTGCCGGTGACACGCGCCGGGCAGGTGGTCGGCGTCGTGTCCGAGCGCGACCTCTTCGCGCTGCAGCGCCTGTCGCTCAAGCATGTCGGCACCTCGATCCGGCTGGCCGCCGATGTACCCGCGCTGCAGGACGCCGCCGCCGATGTGCGCCGCCTGGCCCGCAGCCTGCTGGGGCAGGGCGTGCAGGCGCGCCAGCTCACCGGGCTGATCAGCCACTTGAACGACCTGCTGACCCGCCGCATCCTGGAGATCAAGGCGGCGGCGCACGGCGTTTCGCTCGACCAGGCGTGCTGGCTGGCGCTGGGCTCGGAAGGCCGCAGCGAGCAGACCGTCGCGACCGACCAGGACAACGCGCTGATCCTGCCGGATGGCGCCGGCCCCGATCTGCGCCGACAGCTGGTTCGCTTCGCACTGGACGTGAACGCGACGCTGGACACCTGCGGCTATCCGCTGTGCCGCGGCGGGATCATGGCGGGCAGTCCGGCCTGCAGCCTGACGCTGGCTGAATGGCGCGAGCGGTTCTCGCACTGGATCGAGCACGGGTCGCCGCAGGACCTGCTGGACGCCAGCATCTTCTTCGACCTGCGCGGCCTGGCCGGCAACCTGTCGCTGGCGCAGCGGCTGCGCACCGAGGTGCTGGGCCGGGCCCAGGCCAATCCGCGCTTCCTCAAGCAACTGGCGCTCAACGCTCTCTCTCGCGAGCCGCCGCTCAACTGGCTGGGCGGCATCGAGACGAACGAAGTCGGCAGCATCGACCTGAAGCTGCAGGGCGCCGCGCTGTTCGTCGACGCCGCCCGCCTGTACAGCCTTGCGCACGGGCTCGACCTCACCGGCACCCGCGAGCGCCTGCAGGCGGTGGGCGAGCGCATCGGCCTGCCCGCGGCGGAAACCGGTGCCTGGATCGCAGGTTTCGAGTTCCTGCAGACGCTGCGCCTGCGCGTGCAACTGGGCGAGGCCGGGCCGGCAGCCGAGCCCAACCGGGTGCGGGTGCAGGACCTCCATGACATCGATCGCCGCATCCTCAAGGAAAGCCTGCGCATGGCGCGCCGGCTGCAACAGCGCATGCGGCTGGACTACGAGCGCTGA